The following coding sequences are from one Maniola jurtina chromosome 14, ilManJurt1.1, whole genome shotgun sequence window:
- the LOC123871954 gene encoding probable isoaspartyl peptidase/L-asparaginase CG7860 isoform X3 gives MEPIILIHGGAGDISDSRVKGKFDGVKIAVVAGHKILEQGGSALDAVEAAVVSMENDENFNAGYGSVLNLRGEVAMEASIMRGEDLNVGAVTLVKDFSHPISIAHKVLTDSPHSFLGGEGAKLFALEKGFTTVPPESLISENAKKALEEFLQHGEFGRTEIGMKNEAGVGTVGAVAIDKHGHIAVATSTGGMNGKAVGRIGDTPLIGSGTYADDNVGGVSTTGHGESILKYCLAHSIIKLMENGTDAATATREAVTGMTDRLKNTAGAITLSKSGDVGIFFSSKRMSWAYIKSNKIYYGIEHNQILEEDYISK, from the exons ATGGAACCAATAATACTTATTCATGGGGGCGCTGGGGATATTTCTGACAGTCGAGTAAAAGGAAAATTCGATGGTGTGAAGATTGCAGTGGTGGCTGGTCACAAAATCTTAGAACAAGGGGGAAGTGCATTAGATGCGGTTGAAGCTGCAGTTGTATCTATGGAAAACGATGAAAACTTTAATGCAG GTTATGGAtcagttttaaatttacgtgGCGAAGTAGCGATGGAAGCAAGCATAATGCGTGGAGAGGATCTCAATGTAGGAGCAGTAACACTCGTCAAAGATTTCAGTCATCCTATAAGCATTGCACATAAGGTTCTTACAGACTCGCCACATTCGTTTTTAGGTGGTGAAGGTGCTAAATTATTCGCGTTGGAAAAG GGGTTCACGACAGTTCCTCCAGAGAGTTTGATTTCTGAAAATGCAAAAAAGGCTCTAGAGGAATTCTTACAACATGGTGAATTTGGAAGAACTGAAATTGGTATGAAAAATGAG GCTGGTGTAGGAACTGTGGGAGCTGTTGCCATTGATAAACATGGACATATTGCTGTTGCAACCAGTACAGGAGGCATGAATGGTAAAGCTGTAGGACGTATTGGTGACACACCACTTATTGGTAGCGGAACTTACGCAGATGATAATGTTGGTGGAGTTTCTACTACAG GTCATGGTGAATCAATTCTTAAATATTGCCTGGCGCATAGCATTATTAAACTGATGGAAAATGGCACTGATGCTGCTACTGCGACTAGAGAAGCTGTTACTG gaatGACTGATCGTCTCAAAAATACCGCAGGCGCCATTACTCTATCCAAGAGTGGGGATGTTGGCATTTTTTTCAGCTCCAAAAGGATGTCTTGGGCTTATATTAaatcaaacaaaatatactatgGAATCGAACATAACCAAATCCTTGAAGAGGATTATATTTCTAAGTAA
- the LOC123871954 gene encoding probable isoaspartyl peptidase/L-asparaginase CG7860 isoform X4: MTYFKTFWTLLFIVKGYFAMEPIILIHGGAGDISDSRVKGKFDGVKIAVVAGHKILEQGGSALDAVEAAVVSMENDENFNAGYGSVLNLRGEVAMEASIMRGEDLNVGAVTLVKDFSHPISIAHKVLTDSPHSFLGGEGAKLFALEKAGVGTVGAVAIDKHGHIAVATSTGGMNGKAVGRIGDTPLIGSGTYADDNVGGVSTTGHGESILKYCLAHSIIKLMENGTDAATATREAVTGMTDRLKNTAGAITLSKSGDVGIFFSSKRMSWAYIKSNKIYYGIEHNQILEEDYISK, translated from the exons ATGAcgtattttaaaacattttggaCCTTGTTGTTTATAGTAAA agggTACTTTGCAATGGAACCAATAATACTTATTCATGGGGGCGCTGGGGATATTTCTGACAGTCGAGTAAAAGGAAAATTCGATGGTGTGAAGATTGCAGTGGTGGCTGGTCACAAAATCTTAGAACAAGGGGGAAGTGCATTAGATGCGGTTGAAGCTGCAGTTGTATCTATGGAAAACGATGAAAACTTTAATGCAG GTTATGGAtcagttttaaatttacgtgGCGAAGTAGCGATGGAAGCAAGCATAATGCGTGGAGAGGATCTCAATGTAGGAGCAGTAACACTCGTCAAAGATTTCAGTCATCCTATAAGCATTGCACATAAGGTTCTTACAGACTCGCCACATTCGTTTTTAGGTGGTGAAGGTGCTAAATTATTCGCGTTGGAAAAG GCTGGTGTAGGAACTGTGGGAGCTGTTGCCATTGATAAACATGGACATATTGCTGTTGCAACCAGTACAGGAGGCATGAATGGTAAAGCTGTAGGACGTATTGGTGACACACCACTTATTGGTAGCGGAACTTACGCAGATGATAATGTTGGTGGAGTTTCTACTACAG GTCATGGTGAATCAATTCTTAAATATTGCCTGGCGCATAGCATTATTAAACTGATGGAAAATGGCACTGATGCTGCTACTGCGACTAGAGAAGCTGTTACTG gaatGACTGATCGTCTCAAAAATACCGCAGGCGCCATTACTCTATCCAAGAGTGGGGATGTTGGCATTTTTTTCAGCTCCAAAAGGATGTCTTGGGCTTATATTAaatcaaacaaaatatactatgGAATCGAACATAACCAAATCCTTGAAGAGGATTATATTTCTAAGTAA
- the LOC123871954 gene encoding probable isoaspartyl peptidase/L-asparaginase GA20639 isoform X1 — translation MTYFKTFWTLLFIVKGYFAMEPIILIHGGAGDISDSRVKGKFDGVKIAVVAGHKILEQGGSALDAVEAAVVSMENDENFNAGYGSVLNLRGEVAMEASIMRGEDLNVGAVTLVKDFSHPISIAHKVLTDSPHSFLGGEGAKLFALEKGFTTVPPESLISENAKKALEEFLQHGEFGRTEIGMKNEAGVGTVGAVAIDKHGHIAVATSTGGMNGKAVGRIGDTPLIGSGTYADDNVGGVSTTGHGESILKYCLAHSIIKLMENGTDAATATREAVTGMTDRLKNTAGAITLSKSGDVGIFFSSKRMSWAYIKSNKIYYGIEHNQILEEDYISK, via the exons ATGAcgtattttaaaacattttggaCCTTGTTGTTTATAGTAAA agggTACTTTGCAATGGAACCAATAATACTTATTCATGGGGGCGCTGGGGATATTTCTGACAGTCGAGTAAAAGGAAAATTCGATGGTGTGAAGATTGCAGTGGTGGCTGGTCACAAAATCTTAGAACAAGGGGGAAGTGCATTAGATGCGGTTGAAGCTGCAGTTGTATCTATGGAAAACGATGAAAACTTTAATGCAG GTTATGGAtcagttttaaatttacgtgGCGAAGTAGCGATGGAAGCAAGCATAATGCGTGGAGAGGATCTCAATGTAGGAGCAGTAACACTCGTCAAAGATTTCAGTCATCCTATAAGCATTGCACATAAGGTTCTTACAGACTCGCCACATTCGTTTTTAGGTGGTGAAGGTGCTAAATTATTCGCGTTGGAAAAG GGGTTCACGACAGTTCCTCCAGAGAGTTTGATTTCTGAAAATGCAAAAAAGGCTCTAGAGGAATTCTTACAACATGGTGAATTTGGAAGAACTGAAATTGGTATGAAAAATGAG GCTGGTGTAGGAACTGTGGGAGCTGTTGCCATTGATAAACATGGACATATTGCTGTTGCAACCAGTACAGGAGGCATGAATGGTAAAGCTGTAGGACGTATTGGTGACACACCACTTATTGGTAGCGGAACTTACGCAGATGATAATGTTGGTGGAGTTTCTACTACAG GTCATGGTGAATCAATTCTTAAATATTGCCTGGCGCATAGCATTATTAAACTGATGGAAAATGGCACTGATGCTGCTACTGCGACTAGAGAAGCTGTTACTG gaatGACTGATCGTCTCAAAAATACCGCAGGCGCCATTACTCTATCCAAGAGTGGGGATGTTGGCATTTTTTTCAGCTCCAAAAGGATGTCTTGGGCTTATATTAaatcaaacaaaatatactatgGAATCGAACATAACCAAATCCTTGAAGAGGATTATATTTCTAAGTAA
- the LOC123871954 gene encoding probable isoaspartyl peptidase/L-asparaginase CG7860 isoform X2, with product MLPNIILIRGYFAMEPIILIHGGAGDISDSRVKGKFDGVKIAVVAGHKILEQGGSALDAVEAAVVSMENDENFNAGYGSVLNLRGEVAMEASIMRGEDLNVGAVTLVKDFSHPISIAHKVLTDSPHSFLGGEGAKLFALEKGFTTVPPESLISENAKKALEEFLQHGEFGRTEIGMKNEAGVGTVGAVAIDKHGHIAVATSTGGMNGKAVGRIGDTPLIGSGTYADDNVGGVSTTGHGESILKYCLAHSIIKLMENGTDAATATREAVTGMTDRLKNTAGAITLSKSGDVGIFFSSKRMSWAYIKSNKIYYGIEHNQILEEDYISK from the exons ATGTTACCTAATATCATTTTGATAAG agggTACTTTGCAATGGAACCAATAATACTTATTCATGGGGGCGCTGGGGATATTTCTGACAGTCGAGTAAAAGGAAAATTCGATGGTGTGAAGATTGCAGTGGTGGCTGGTCACAAAATCTTAGAACAAGGGGGAAGTGCATTAGATGCGGTTGAAGCTGCAGTTGTATCTATGGAAAACGATGAAAACTTTAATGCAG GTTATGGAtcagttttaaatttacgtgGCGAAGTAGCGATGGAAGCAAGCATAATGCGTGGAGAGGATCTCAATGTAGGAGCAGTAACACTCGTCAAAGATTTCAGTCATCCTATAAGCATTGCACATAAGGTTCTTACAGACTCGCCACATTCGTTTTTAGGTGGTGAAGGTGCTAAATTATTCGCGTTGGAAAAG GGGTTCACGACAGTTCCTCCAGAGAGTTTGATTTCTGAAAATGCAAAAAAGGCTCTAGAGGAATTCTTACAACATGGTGAATTTGGAAGAACTGAAATTGGTATGAAAAATGAG GCTGGTGTAGGAACTGTGGGAGCTGTTGCCATTGATAAACATGGACATATTGCTGTTGCAACCAGTACAGGAGGCATGAATGGTAAAGCTGTAGGACGTATTGGTGACACACCACTTATTGGTAGCGGAACTTACGCAGATGATAATGTTGGTGGAGTTTCTACTACAG GTCATGGTGAATCAATTCTTAAATATTGCCTGGCGCATAGCATTATTAAACTGATGGAAAATGGCACTGATGCTGCTACTGCGACTAGAGAAGCTGTTACTG gaatGACTGATCGTCTCAAAAATACCGCAGGCGCCATTACTCTATCCAAGAGTGGGGATGTTGGCATTTTTTTCAGCTCCAAAAGGATGTCTTGGGCTTATATTAaatcaaacaaaatatactatgGAATCGAACATAACCAAATCCTTGAAGAGGATTATATTTCTAAGTAA